Part of the Paroedura picta isolate Pp20150507F chromosome 3, Ppicta_v3.0, whole genome shotgun sequence genome is shown below.
GAGCCCCGCCTTACAATGGCCCCACCCCATGTTCTCAAAAACTCTACAGGTGCCAAGGGAAGTAAGCGGTTGATCTAATGGTATTTCtggacaccatgttggggaaATCTGGTGTGTTCACCAACCATCAAAACACAACTTGATGGAATTATCCAAGATACCAGAACAGGTCCACTTACAAAGTGGATTTATTATTTACTGGATGGGGAACTAGGACACAAGATACAACAAGGAGACGTTACTGGATGCATTGCATTTCATAAAACTGACCCTTCTCTTGTTGACTTGGCACTACTGAGGCAGATACCAACTGTAGAAacaattttgttttttgtctgtaTATTTTGTCATTGTCAGTTGGTTTTAAACCCCCTGAGCtgcttttcaaaggcagcccctcaTAAAGCACATGGCAACAATCCAAATCTAGTTCCATATCCTCATGACCGAGAGCCTAAATTAAAGAAATTAGTGCCTGAAATAAAACAATCCCTGCTCATCTAGGCTACAGTTTCAATAGACCCCCCTAGCttacctgccatggctgtataTGCTCAAGGTCTATTCCCCCTTCGTTGACTGTCACCCTGTGTTTAGGTGTGGATGTGATCATAGTATGGAAGGCATGTGCCACAACATAGACAGAGTAGTAAACAGGGTAGGTATCAGGAGATATGTCTTCAAGCCAAGCTTGGGGGAGCCCATCCAACTTTTCCTTCTGTTTGCATCTTCTCCAGGTCTTCCTTGACCAAATAAGGCTGGGAGTGAAGCAATCAAATATATCTGACCAAATTTCCTCCATTAGAGTGTTATCTTGAATCAGGGAAAGATCCTGGGATGTCGACTTCTTATTAGCTTGGACTGTAAAGGACAAAGCCCCATGGAACCATTTGATGTCCCAGTAAGCAAAAGACATGCTCAACGTGGagccccacagggctgttgtgacccAGACTTTCCCTACAACAATGCCCTTTTGTTCTTCGATCAGCATAAGCCAGAGTGGCAGGAAAAGCATCGAATCAGAGTCTCCATAATAAATGAGCACATTGGCCTTCCTCTGTGCGAGCCATGCAGAGAGGAGTTGCAAATTTTCTTGTAACAGCTCGAGAACGAAGTCCGAATGTAGTTTTGGAATCCTCTCGGCGAAGGCTATGCAAATGTCACTCCCAGAGAAAGTCATCGTCATGGTTTTCACAAATCTATCGCCTCCGTCATCATGAGGAGCAACGAGGCCGACCCAAGTCCAGTTGAAATGGAGAAGCAACTTGACCATGCCTGTATATTGCGGGGCTTCTTTGGGGCTCATCCAGTAGGAAGAAGGGAACTGGGTTTTATCATTCAGGTTATGGTTGACAAAACCGTATGTGAGCTAGTTTGGGGAAAAGGAATTGGCGTTTAGTGTGGGAAATCATGTTCACCCATTTAAAGTGGAATATTTTAAACTCTTATTTATTTTTGCCCAGTGGGACCCCATAGtcacagccaaactgtggcttttcagattccatggactgcaattcccattaggccctgccagcatgtccaattggcaggggcttatggtaactatgacacaagatgtcatagtcccattgtatacggcactggtcagaccacacctggagtactgtgtgcagttctggaggcctcacttcaagaaggacgtagataaaattgaaagggtacagaggagagcaacgaagatgatctggggccaagggaccaagccctatgaagataggttgaggcacttgggaatgttcagtctggagaaaaggaggttgagaaggggacatgatagccctctttaagtatttgaaaggttgtcacttggaggagggcaggatgctgtttctgttggctgcagaggagaggacacgcagtaataggtttaaacttcaagtacaatgatataggctagatatcaggaaaaaaaatttcacagtcaaagtagttcagcagtggaataggctgcctaaggaggtggtgagctccccctcaccggcagtcttcaagcaaaggttggatacacacttttcttggatgctttaggatgcttagggctgatcctgcgttgagcagggggttggactagatggcctgtagggccgcttccaactctatgattctgtgattctaactgtagtccatggaaatctggagagccacagtttggccactcctgtaggCTTCCATaaatctcctccattttatcctcccagcaacaaccctgtgagaggaGACAGACTGTGGCTGAGTGATAGAACATCTTctctgcaggcagaaggtcccaggttcaatcctcggcacctcctgttgaaaggaccaggtagcaggtgatgctaaagacctccacctgaggccctggagggccgctgccagtctgagaagacaatgctgactttgatggaccacggatatgattcagtataaggcaagttcatgtgttcatgtacacccgaggtatgttaggctgagagtgtgtgacggGCCCACAGTCATCCATCAAGCCTCCAGGACAGAGTAGGGATCACACAAACGACATCACACCAACTCACTACTTTGATACATTTCCCATCATCCTCTGCGAAAGGCACTTCCAGAGGAAAAATGTGTGAACAGATATTTTGAGAAGCTATTTACCATAGATCccatgaggagaagaagagttggttcttatatgccgcttttccctacccgaaggaggctcaaagcggcttacagtcaccttccctttcctctccccacaacagacaccctgtggggtgggtgaggctgagagagccccgatatcactgcccggtcagaacagttttatcagtgccgtggcgagcccaaggttacccagctggttgcatgtgggggagtgcagaatcgaacctggcatgccagattagaagtccgcactcctaaccacgacaccaaactggctctcagagatgaGGAGATGCCCACAGAGAATTCCAGAAATGAGAACATGATTCTGTAGTTTCCCTGTTTTATGAGCAAAGTGTCACATCTCAATAAGACttagggttaccatattttgaaaagccaaaaagaggacatttcccaactgactacttcaaacaactgACGACCAAAACAAATCTCATTTGGAATAACCCTATGATTTAATCTGTGGTGATTGTAACCAGGAATGTCCCTCACTGTCCAACCAAgacaaaaaagaggacatttgtatccgtttttttttttaaacagtcccAAAGAGGACAGTCAACAAAAGAAAACCTCTGGTAACCCTATAAAACTGTAATTAAAACAGGCAGAGTTTGAACTCCATGGCCTAGCCCCCATCTTCCATTGCTCTCTATACCTGAGGGAGTTTGTAAATGCCTAACATTGTCGCCATCTGGGAAAAGACATCAAAATCCCCTCCTTGAATAACTGCCAGTGGATTTTCCCGCCTTCCGCACCTGAAGTTCGGAACTATCCAGTGCCCTGTAGAGAGCAGGTCTATCGTGGCCTCGTAAGTTGTCCTGAAGCTGAAGCAGTTTTCATAGACGCTGTACCCCAGAGTTAGGTTGGGTAAGAGCTGCGGATTGGCATTAATCTCATGGATGGCGAGCAAAATGGCCAGGACATGCTGGTAGTTCTTTTCTACAAACCTGCAGGAAAACATCAACCAGAATTAAAATACTAATATTTCACAGCTGAATGCAAGGACACCACATTTTCCAAAGGGCATTGGACACCCTTCCTTGAAAGCTCAGATCAAAAGGCTTCACCAAAGGGGTTTCCCCATGACATGAAGTTTCCTCTTTCATGTGCTGTATTCATTTACTCTGTTATGGCCTGTCCCGCAGGGACTGAAAGCAGAATTAGCCTATAAACTGAACACCATTAGCTGCAGCATACAAAATGTGACTGATATTTATGTAGAGGTCTTGGTTTCCCCCTCTGTGGGAATAGTGCTTAAGAGTTAGCAATGCGGGTAGGTAAAATTACAGCCCTTCTTATTTGCACCTgtagccagagtggtgtagtggttaagagtgggtgacctctaatttggggagccaggtttaattccccctcctccacatgcaactttggcctgttctgcacacaatagataaagcactttcaatgcactttggaagtagattttcctgttccacacattgcattatcctatgtgtgcggaatgggccctgctggttgatcttgggctagtcacagagctgttcccatagagcagttctgtcagagctctctcagccccacctacctcacagagtgtctgttgctgggagaagaagggaaggtgattgtaagctgctttgataatcttttgggtagtgaaaagcggggtataaaaagcaactcttcttcttcttctgttgggaATGGACAGATTCCCATATTCTCACTGTACCATCTCTATCGGTTCAAGTGGTGGAATGCAGGGATATTTTCCAATCAGAGATCCAAGTAGTAGCACCGTGAGAACCTGTGATGAGAAACGAAGACATCACCCTTCGGGAAGATTTATCGGTCCATGCCATGTTCTAGGTTAATAGAAGCTACCTGACTAGTAGGCCACAAGAGTATAATTGTAGGTGGGTCAGTTAGTTTAAGTCAAAGGGCTTTTGGGCCTGAAGGAATTGTATgtagtgttggcagagttcaaatatgcaaagaggagccgAGCACCAAATTGTAaaggaataaaagttttattaagaagaggagAGAGCACTAACTGCTCTGTTgccttcattctgtctgttctggaggcaaacagggaggaggtATGCTCAggggagcaagaagtctccataCTGGCTCTAGAAAGAAGCTGATGAGCCTGCGAAGTTAATGGGTAAGAGGGAGAAAATACTCTTTTGCCCAGTCAGAATCCACTGTTAGAGGAGGTAGTGAAGGTCACAGGTAGGTTGGGTGGGAGAAGAGAGGTTATCAGTGGCTATTACCTATGGTGGGATAAGGgaagctcaggggtagtcaaactgcggccctccagatgtccatggactacaattcccaggagcccctgccagcatttgagaattgtagtccatggacatctggagggctgtagtttgactacccctgctccacatccTGAAGCAGGAAACCTCTGAAAACCTGTGCTAGGAGGCTGCACCAGAGAAAGGCATTGGcctctggtctcatccagcatTGTTTATCCGTATGACACATGTGCAATAGACCCCACACCGTGCAATAGACCCCACACAGGGGCCCTGCACAGTGCCTCCccctcatggatcagggctgcatcctctctcctcccctccccctttccctctttaaagacactttaagtgacacccctttccactaggGTGGGGGgctctctgcccccagtctggctgctcccgcctCTGCTGGGTCCCCACAAATGCTtaagctggctctggtgctacaggccctgctaATCCTGAAACCACGCTGATTGCTGTTCTTATCCTCCCTACCGGAGCTTATTTCATTTGCAACTCTCTGGGTGAATCCTCTGTTTTCCTTGTCAAATTGCAAAGCACCCTTCAGGACTAAAGGTCCAGAGAACTGCAGAAAAGCTCTGCCATCTTCTGAGAAGTTAGCTGAAATAGAGACTCGACCAGCAACCAGACGTGGCTGAGGACAAATCACCCAGCAAGGAACACTTACGGAAAGAAGTTTTCGACGGGGTCAGACCTGAATGTATAGGATGGGTACACGGCTGTCCTTGTAGGTACAACTCCGGTAATGAGGAAATCTCCTGGACTGTAATAATGGTTTGGATAACTATGTAGACCTCCGATATCGGGATTTTGTTTTACTGGGACCCAGCAAGCCATGTGAAGCAGTAGAAGAAGTAGCAGCATTTTGGCCACAAGCAAGCAATAAATACATTCCTTCTCTTGGTGGAGTGGTGAAGAccggtgggctctaatctggagaactgggtttgattccctactcctcctccatgggtagccagctgggtgatcttgggccagtcacagttctctcagagctctttcaagcccacccaccgcacagggtgtctgttgtggagagaggaagggatggcgcttgtaagatgctttgagactccttcaggtaataaaaagcaggctacaaaaaaaaacaaaaaaacaaaacagctcttctttctctcttagCTCCGTGTCCAGTTCAGAGCATTAGCAGAAGCAGCTGCCTGGACAGAGGTCAAAATTCCCTTGCGAGCCCTGTGCTGTATTTAACGGAGAGACAAAACTTCCATAGCTGGCTTCAGAGTTAGAGAGAGCTAGAGAGAGCAGCTAGCATCAGACTGCCACAGACCCGCTGTGACTTTCCTAAATGGCATCCCTAACTTTTGGCAGAACAAATGTTTATATAGGCCTCTTTCCAAGCTGGGTGCAAGGATTGATGAACTGCTACAATGGATCTCAGTGTTTTTCTTCCTGCTCTCAGAAGAGGGCCTCTGGAAAACCCATCTGGCGTGGGCTTGAGCAAAGATCAACACAACGATTTGGATAATTATAGGCAAAGGGATCACGTCCCCAAAGTGTGACACTCTCTTTGTGGCCATGTGCCCAGGTGCACGGCAGGAGAAAACATGTTTTTGAAAGTTCACCAAAGTCGTGTCAAACTTTGCTTTGAGACAGCTGATCTTAGGCCGGTGCTTGGTGGAGAAAAGTTCTCAGAAGTCCAAAGAACAGTTTCCACGTGACTCTATCGATTTGTATCTGGTCTTTCTTCCTTCACTGAGATGGGGAGAGCTGCAGGCTTTTAAATCAATCTCTTTAGCTGACCCTTTAATATCAGTTTGACCTGCCAGCAGTGATCAAGGGACGTTATTTGACTTGACACCACGAAAAGCTCCATCTGCCCATCTCCACCCATTAAACCTCTACTGTTATTTCTTCAAAGCGTTTTTGTGCTTCTTTTCCATCCGAATCAGGTCCTCAAGGTGGCAAATGTCAGAACACTGAAATGTTTCGATGCTATACGAAAAAGTAATTTCCAAAGAAAGTTGTTTGTTTtgcatcttccttttctttctgctcAGTTGCCTCTGCATGTTTTGCTCCTTTACCTTCCGTATATTCCTTTGTGAGATGGAAGAAATCTCTCTTTCCAATTGTTTTGTTCTTTCCATTCAGGCTGAGATGATTTATAAGCATTCTTTTGTCTCTCACCCCACccttccttcaaagagctcaggGTGATGTACATAGCTTTGCCCCATATATATGAcgctcataacaaccctgtgaggtagaccaggctgagattgtgtgactGACCCAGGATAGTGTTGTtaactctgagctgggaaattcctggaggtttgggggtggagcttgggaaggggaggggattcagGAGGGATGTGACATCATAGAGTCCAcactacaaagcagccatttctcccagggaaactgatctccgtaATCtactccaggccccaactggaggttggcaaacctaaccCAGGAATTCCCTAGCCTCTTGAGGGATTAGAACCCATATCTCCTAGTCTAACCTTGCAACACCACACTGCATTGGCTCACTAATGGTATGTCAATCAACCGTCATTTTGTTTTATGTTAATGAAATCTTTagcacagtctttctcaactttcttaccattgagaaacccctgaaacaatcttcaggatttgagaaaccccagaagaggcacggtcttgcagaatatggttgggaagcataactgtgtacacactcaccaggggcccctccccttcccagccctccaggcccatcactggccattctgggagggggagggtcaggTCAGCATTACcatatatattaattaactcacatttattcgggaaacccttccaaggctctcaagaaatcccagggttttatgaaaccctggctgagaaagcctgttttagaggATAGACAGTAGCATTATAGTCCAaagcaatgaatcatagaatcatagagttggaagggtccatacaggccatctagtctaaccccctgctctacgcaggatcagcccaaagcattctaaagcgtccaagaaaagtgcgtatccaacctttgcttgaagactgccagtgagggggagctcaccacctcctcaggcagcctattccactgctgaattactctgactgtcaaaaaattttttcctgatatctagcctatatcgttgtacttgtagtttaaacccatgaagATGGAAAGACATTCCAGAAATCACTATGTCCCTGTTGATAGCAGGGAAGGTTGGATAAaaatattctaataaataaaaatcttttgACATTATTTTCTTTATGGCAGAAtgcaacaattatttatttattgtatttgtttatataccactctccccgaaggctcagggcagtttccacgaaacaagaaacgatacaggcaactccatttgtagtaataacgaggtgataacaacaataacattaacataataacaaacacattaaagaacggtggaaactgcaaagagcatcagttcaactcatactgaggcccagtgggttgggcgaatTTGTAGCGGTATCACTTGCACAATAGAAACAGAATATCcgttctctatagcaggggtagtcaaactgtgggcctctagatgtccatggactacaattcccatgagcccctgccagcaaatgctggcaggggctcatgggaattgtagtccaaggacatctggagggctgcagtttgactacccctgctctagagcacaaaAGCTTTCATCTGGCAAACCCATGATAAAGGAGTTTTGCAAGATTCTGAAGTGATCCTTCCCTCTTTGAAGGTCCCACAGGAATCTAAGTGGTCTTCAGCTGGGCTTGAATCAGGCCACCTAAGAGAGAAGACAGACACTATTAAGGGAGGATGGTGAAATCTTATTAGATTGATTTTGCTGTCCTCTTCCCCAACAATGCCCATGTGCTCAAGAATTCTGCGGAGTTGAGTTTAGCAAGATTCAACTTTGTATTATTCATTCCTGCCCCCCACGCCCACCCCCACTGTGTCTACAGAGAGAGAGTATGCACACGGAGGGAGAAAACCATCCTAAGTGCCACAAGAGGTCTTTTGTGCAAATCTCCTtcagggagaggcgagtaataaatattattattattattattattattattattattattattattattattattattattattattattattattaacaaaaaTAAGTCCTGGTACTTCAAGACCCATCTCAGCTCCCTTCacgtttctcttttttttaatgctggatatTCCAGCTTTTATTAATCTTCAGGAGAATTTCAGAAGGATTTCAAGAGGAATGGCAATTCTATACAAACTATATGGATAGTTAGTTAAACATAAAACTAATGATTTGGTGGTGGTCTTATCTATTTGTGGGCCCAATGTTTGTTGTATTcttatttctgttcttttctttattctattctacgtaatgctttttttttaattaagaaaagctGGAGAAAATTACCAATTTTTTCTTAAGATCTGGTCCCACATGCAGGGGAATGAGGTGGTGGAATGAAGTGGTGAATTCTCCACCTTCAACTGGATGTGGTACAGTCCTTTCAGTAATTTTTCCAGCACTCAGGGTTCTTGAAACTGAAATCCCTTGCCTATGAAGTTTCAGTCTGTTTAATTCTAGGGGCTCTCCCTGCTTTCAAAGAGACGTTATTCCCAAAGGACTCACATGCTTCTCTGTAATGGCGTATCATCCACCCAGAACCATTTCTTCTTCCAGGAATTGAATCGTAGTCCAATCCAAAAGCTATTCTTAATCTTTACAATATTCTTAATAAACATCTGCAGAATGGGGAGAAAAAGCCGGCGATATTTTGTTAAACatggattgaaaaaaaaaatatttcccagcCTTTGTGTAGGTAAAACCACTCTGTTTTGCAATGTATAATTCCCCATCTCCCCTCACCAGAATCTTCTGAAAATGATACCTGAAGTCATGAAAGAAACGAAATCTGGGAAATCGTGATGTGAGAATGCAGAGTTAGTCCCCCGTCCCACAGTAAGAATTGAAGTCaagaggtcccttcaaactctattattctatgattctatgaaatatcatCAGGAAGATGCGGGGCGGGCCTCCCTGTTTGAGAACCCATCCAGCCAACTCATCGGACTAAACACTgactaatgcccccccccccttcagaaaatggagtccaggcatctcaatggtgccgcTTTAGTActgaaatgctttaggatgcttagggctaatcctgcgttgagcagggggttggactcgatggcctgtatggccccttccaactctatgattctatgattctatgaactgctaTATTGGTTTGATGCTATAGTGCTCAGAATGTTCACAAAGAAGTCTGTGGAAGATCACACGGTGAAAAAGGCTGGGGGAAAGAGGCACTGTAGGAGCTGCTAtgggcattttaaacagcacaccacagcaattcagaaatgcaacaaaggggtagaaaatggcagaaaagagcTGCCCTCAAAAGCAGCACAGCCACACTTGGGCAACCCGGAACAAGCCAATTTGGTTACTAAAACAGGTGTGTCCAAATTTAGACGAACAAAAACCAGTTAGCAACTCAATACTAAAATGGAATACCAAGGAAGTTTAAAAAGCCTCAGAGGCGAGCagtatataaaatgaatgaatgaatgaatgaatgaattaattaattaattaattaattaatgaatgaatgaatgacatggTCTTTCTCCGAtttctagtccagcactctaattGCCTTGCCACATAAACTTTCAGATTAAAATTGGAGCGGGTCTTGAAGGGCCACACACAAAACGTTagcaagaatcagattgttgtgtaagatgtatgtgaaaacacCAAACGTTAAAACACCACGCTTGAGTTTTTGTTTGAAATCATACAAAAAATAACCGAGATATTGCAATGCAACGCTGGAGTGTTAACCTTGGGGCCTGTGGCAGAACCATACGGAGAATGGCTCTCTAGTGACCGACTGACAGCTCGTGTCTCTGCATCCTTTAAATTTTGCCAGCCAACAATTACTTCCATAATggatttctgttgcattttccGTTGCATATCTTTAAAGATTTCCCCTGTGACggctgcataagatgttttcacattaaaaaaaaaaaagctttggagATTGCACCTGGCATGCAGGCTGCTACTGAGTAACCCTGAAGTCTGCTGTTAGTGCTAAGTTTCTGCCCCCTCCAGCCTGTTCTCTgtaatttagatcaggggtagtcaacctgtggtcctccagatgttcatgggctacaattcccatgagcccctgccagcaaacgctggcaggggctcatgggaattgtagtccatgaacatctggaggactacaggttgactacccctgatttagatcttTACCTGCTCTTCTTGGTCCTGTATCACCAACATCTGGGCATGCCTCTTACTGCAATCCTTGTTGCTCTTATTCCAGTCTTTCGGTGTTCCATCAAAGAACTTGTAACACTTGCTCCCATGAAACAGCCAATCCTTGGGACAGAGGAGGCACTGCATTTCTTTAGAAGGACTCTCTGGAAGGTAGATGGATGGGGGAAAGGTCAGGGATGTAATTCTGACAGCAGGGGGTAGCTATAGGTGGTGTAGCATATTTACTGAGTCCAGATCTATTAGTCTCTGctgggaaggagacagaaaagtCAGGCTTATTCATAtatagcctggagaagagctggttgagaggggacatgattgccttttctttaagtatctgaaaggttgtcactaggaggagggcagggaaaggttcctgttggcagcagaggacaggacctgcagtaatgcgtttaaactacatgtagaatggtataggctagacatcaggggaaaaaattcacggtcagagtagttcagcaacggaattgactgcctaaggtgCTGGGGAGCTTCCCtgcctggtggtcttcaagcagaagctggacagatccttatcctggatgctttaggctggtcctgcactgagcagggggttgggcgaGGTGGCCTAAATGGCCCCTTCCAGTGTgaggattctaggattccatgacCATGTGTGGACCTGTGTTATGTGCTATCAAGTCATTTCTGATTTATGATGACCTGTGAATGAATGACCTTCCGCTCTCCCTCTGTCTTTCTACAGCCCATTTTGAAAACGGGCTTTTCTCCTAGTTTTCAATAAAGGCCAAGAAAATTGgttcaaaaatttaaaacactCAAATTAACAACATCAACAAGACACAAAGAGTgtcttggaatatgcaagatctgtagtgattCAAAactatatgaagaatatcctaaagggggcatcagaggagatatgcatCTCGCACAGTTAGAatgggaacttcctgatgcttttaaaaataatcttatcTAGTGTCCAGATTGTGTCACTctagacttcctgcttctttgatcacttcctctctgcttgcctccagaaagaaagaagaaaccaaatgaatgcagaacaaaaggaaggtctctctctctctctccctctctctctctctctctctcctgtttctttacaaagttaattttatacttttaagcagcctgatgctctGCTCCTCTGCCATCAGTGTGTTCTACTGAGTGCCAGAATTGGGATGGTAGGGCAAAATGGTTCCCTGCTCCATAGTCTTGTATCTACTGGGCTTAGGAGTAACTTAAAGCAGACATTTGGACCTAAATAATCCTTAGGTCAAAGGGCACAATCTCATCACCCAGAGATTCAGCCATGGAGTATGACCAAGAGGAGACCTCTCCTGGATCAGCCCCAATGTTGCTCCAGTCTAGCATACCTCTTTCAAGACTGGCTAGATGCCTACAGGAATTCCATAAGGAAAGTCTGTGAGTTATGACAGCCACAGGACAAAGCTACCAGATTTGAGGCCCTAGATCCATCTTTTATTCTCCTGGAAAGTCATCCTTGTCCCCACCTACTGCTGTGCATCGGCCTTGGTTGAAGAGGGAAGAGAATGCAGCACCCAGCTCCTTCTCTGTCATTGAGGAGACTGTCTCCTTGCCAACCTCCTCATGTCAGTCTGGGAGGCGAAAAGGTTGTaatctctggcttgggaaattccaattagaagggtttaaatatgcaaaaggcaGAGCACAGGCTTCTTAAAagaatataataattttattgagaaaagaaacaaacattgaGAGTAAGAGAGGGCGTGAGATAGACCTGTCTTAAGTTACTAGAATTCTTCTTCTAGAGGAAAAACTTCTTCTTCTGCTGTTAAATCATTCAACACAACAGATCTCTCAACAATTCCTGGAGCTGTATAGTGTCTCTGGAGGGCAGTAGAGTTTTCAGAGGGGAGAGCTCAGTGGCCAAGTGGCCCAAGCATTtagttctccaggggaatgtaGTCTGGAGACCTGTTGAAATTCTAGGAAAATTCTAGGTCCGACTTCAAGGTTGGCAGCTCTAGGTGTACagcacttcctccctcccagaggTGGGGTGTTGAATGACCCCCTTGGCCATCATCCTGTATGCCAAAA
Proteins encoded:
- the LOC143834490 gene encoding vomeronasal type-2 receptor 26-like — its product is MACWVPVKQNPDIGGLHSYPNHYYSPGDFLITGVVPTRTAVYPSYTFRSDPVENFFPFVEKNYQHVLAILLAIHEINANPQLLPNLTLGYSVYENCFSFRTTYEATIDLLSTGHWIVPNFRCGRRENPLAVIQGGDFDVFSQMATMLGIYKLPQLTYGFVNHNLNDKTQFPSSYWMSPKEAPQYTGMVKLLLHFNWTWVGLVAPHDDGGDRFVKTMTMTFSGSDICIAFAERIPKLHSDFVLELLQENLQLLSAWLAQRKANVLIYYGDSDSMLFLPLWLMLIEEQKGIVVGKVWVTTALWGSTLSMSFAYWDIKWFHGALSFTVQANKKSTSQDLSLIQDNTLMEEIWSDIFDCFTPSLIWSRKTWRRCKQKEKLDGLPQAWLEDISPDTYPVYYSVYVVAHAFHTMITSTPKHRVTVNEGGIDLEHIQPWQLHPFLRGVRFNSTTMEEVCFDKDGELIADYDIVNLVTSSNQTARRIKVGSLETQAASGLELTIHEEACVWPSWFNQTRPRSTCSESCKPGRSKVVPEGQLLCCYDCALCAEGTVAAQADATGCDECPEDQFANQERDHCLPKATVYLSFREPLGVALVLFALFLALSTGFVLGLFIQYRDTPIVKANNRDLSYILLVSLLLSFLSSFLFLGRPRKGTCLLRQTVFSTAFSVAVSSVLAKTLTVVLAFRATKPGSRTRTQLGKRTANVLVLFCSAIQFAVCVIWMGVAPPFPERDMNSGGGQIIWQCNEGSLAIFYGALGYMGFLAAFSFLAAFLARNLPGAFNEAKFLTFSMLIFCSVWVSFVPTYLSSKGKYVVAVQIFSILASSAGLLGCIFLPKCYVIILRPGMNTKECLMKKRKKSVSV
- the LOC143834516 gene encoding killer cell lectin-like receptor subfamily B member 1B allele C; this translates as MGDKVVYADLNLPQAGLAQPTEACRSRQCPRWHRVTLQVGGAGYAALLVAVAVLSASVIQSPKATVATSPATEVTPERSRNRSDGHSGLDRLMPYLKQHLCEPEQRTSTESPSKEMQCLLCPKDWLFHGSKCYKFFDGTPKDWNKSNKDCSKRHAQMLVIQDQEEQMFIKNIVKIKNSFWIGLRFNSWKKKWFWVDDTPLQRSMWPDSSPAEDHLDSCGTFKEGRITSESCKTPLSWVCQMKAFVL